The Meleagris gallopavo isolate NT-WF06-2002-E0010 breed Aviagen turkey brand Nicholas breeding stock unplaced genomic scaffold, Turkey_5.1 ChrUn_random_7180001900308, whole genome shotgun sequence genomic interval GGCCGACCGCGAGGTCGCGGCTCTGGCCAACCGCTGGGGCTGCCCCGTGCTGTCCCTCGACAGCGACTTCTTCATCTTCCAGCTGGCGGGCGGGGACTGCCCGCTGAGTGCCTTCCGCTGGCGGGACGTCCGCGCCGAGCGTTCGGGCCGCTACATCCCCGCGCGGCGCTTCGAGGCGGAGAGCTT includes:
- the LOC104916466 gene encoding protein asteroid homolog 1-like; translation: DREVAALANRWGCPVLSLDSDFFIFQLAGGDCPLSAFRWRDVRAERSGRYIPARRFEAESFCRHFGRLRSSALPLFAVVSGNDYVDAAAFEGFFGKVRLPG